Proteins found in one Massilia sp. H6 genomic segment:
- the queD gene encoding 6-carboxytetrahydropterin synthase QueD translates to MLTITRKLEFDAGHRIPDHKSQCRNLHGHRYTLEITLTGEVIDAEGNSDNGMIMDFSDVKTLAKQHLVDVWDHAFLVYERDDKVREFLASLPGHKTVVIDCIPTVENLARVAFGILKTVFTDRYGTGLRLHKLVLHETPNCWAEILES, encoded by the coding sequence ATGTTGACCATTACCCGCAAGCTGGAATTCGATGCAGGTCATCGCATTCCCGACCACAAGAGCCAGTGCCGCAACCTGCATGGCCACCGCTACACGCTCGAAATCACCCTGACCGGTGAAGTCATCGACGCCGAAGGCAATTCCGACAATGGCATGATCATGGACTTCTCGGATGTGAAGACCCTGGCCAAGCAACACCTGGTCGATGTCTGGGACCATGCCTTCCTGGTGTACGAGCGCGACGACAAGGTGCGCGAGTTCCTGGCCTCGCTGCCCGGCCACAAGACCGTGGTGATCGACTGCATCCCGACCGTGGAAAACCTGGCGCGGGTCGCCTTTGGTATCCTCAAGACGGTGTTCACCGACCGCTACGGCACCGGCCTGCGGCTGCACAAGCTGGTGCTGCATGAAACCCCGAACTGCTGGGCCGAGATCCTTGAATCCTGA
- the queE gene encoding 7-carboxy-7-deazaguanine synthase, protein MTYSIKEIFYTLQGEGAHAGRPAVFCRFSGCNLWSGREQDRATSICRFCDTDFVGTDGERGGKFRDPAALAAEINGLWPVTHAASKYVVFTGGEPLLQLDRALIDAMHAHGFMIAIETNGTLPVPQGVDWICVSPKMGAPLVVAKGNEIKVVIPQDSQDLAAYEELDFENFYLQPMDGPLAAQNTRLAIETCRANPKWKLSIQTHKLLQIP, encoded by the coding sequence GTGACTTACAGCATCAAAGAGATCTTCTACACCCTGCAGGGAGAAGGCGCCCATGCAGGGCGTCCGGCGGTGTTTTGCCGCTTCTCCGGTTGCAACCTCTGGAGCGGTCGCGAGCAGGATCGCGCCACCAGTATTTGCCGCTTTTGCGACACCGATTTTGTCGGCACAGACGGCGAGCGTGGCGGCAAGTTCCGCGACCCGGCGGCGTTGGCGGCCGAGATCAACGGCCTGTGGCCGGTCACGCATGCTGCCAGCAAATACGTGGTTTTCACTGGCGGCGAGCCGCTGCTGCAACTCGATCGCGCCCTGATCGATGCCATGCATGCGCATGGATTCATGATCGCCATCGAGACCAATGGCACGCTGCCAGTGCCGCAAGGGGTCGACTGGATTTGCGTCAGCCCGAAAATGGGCGCCCCGCTGGTGGTCGCCAAGGGCAACGAGATCAAGGTCGTCATCCCGCAGGATAGCCAGGACCTGGCCGCCTACGAAGAGCTCGACTTCGAGAACTTCTACCTGCAACCGATGGACGGCCCGCTGGCAGCCCAGAATACCCGCCTGGCGATCGAGACCTGCCGCGCCAATCCCAAGTGGAAGCTGAGCATCCAGACCCACAAACTCCTCCAGATTCCCTAG
- a CDS encoding sensor histidine kinase: MTNSPSIFICRLAGIAARTGALAVLGAGTPALARDATTLALRSAAPELVAAAMVVVAALAMTALLQRRAQAAEERSRALEQQLEAERGAHAELETALAGNHEVLCRLVHGQETVRESERSRIARELHEELGHRLLSLRVELALQQAAVRGTSPGVHDKLTTAIANLDAVVKASRAIVAGLRPIAPGSSLRQAAERHLAEFARLHGLDYRFDAGTDPLYGACRDRAVDAVLLRALQEALANVAQHAHATTVCVTLTAAATEITLVVEDDGTGLATLPAVGGDSALGCMRERFEALGGSLRLAAGRCGGTVLSVTLPVGRAPAAKRQQCGFLL, from the coding sequence ATGACGAACTCCCCATCAATCTTTATCTGCCGCCTGGCCGGCATCGCGGCGCGGACGGGTGCGCTCGCCGTCCTTGGCGCGGGCACGCCGGCATTGGCCAGGGATGCGACCACGCTCGCCCTGCGTAGCGCCGCGCCCGAACTGGTGGCGGCGGCAATGGTGGTCGTGGCGGCGCTGGCAATGACTGCGCTGCTGCAGCGGCGCGCGCAGGCCGCAGAAGAACGCAGCCGCGCGCTGGAACAGCAGCTCGAGGCCGAGCGCGGCGCCCATGCCGAGCTTGAAACCGCGCTGGCCGGCAATCACGAAGTGCTGTGCCGGCTGGTACATGGACAGGAAACCGTGCGCGAATCGGAACGCAGCCGCATCGCACGCGAACTCCACGAAGAACTCGGCCACCGGCTGCTGTCGCTGCGGGTTGAACTGGCGCTGCAGCAGGCCGCGGTGCGCGGCACCTCGCCCGGGGTGCACGACAAGCTGACCACAGCAATCGCCAATCTCGATGCGGTCGTCAAGGCCAGCCGCGCGATCGTGGCCGGCCTGCGTCCGATCGCTCCCGGCAGTAGCCTGCGCCAGGCGGCCGAGCGCCATCTGGCCGAATTCGCCCGCCTGCACGGATTGGACTACCGGTTCGACGCTGGCACCGACCCGCTGTACGGGGCGTGCCGCGATCGTGCCGTCGACGCCGTGCTATTGCGCGCGCTGCAAGAAGCGCTCGCAAACGTGGCGCAGCACGCGCATGCCACCACGGTCTGCGTCACCTTGACCGCTGCGGCTACCGAGATCACCCTGGTGGTCGAGGACGACGGTACCGGCTTGGCCACCCTGCCTGCGGTTGGCGGCGACAGCGCACTCGGATGCATGCGTGAACGCTTCGAGGCCCTGGGCGGCAGCCTGCGACTGGCTGCCGGACGCTGTGGCGGAACCGTGCTATCGGTGACGCTGCCGGTAGGGCGGGCTCCCGCGGCAAAGCGGCAGCAATGCGGATTTTTGCTCTAA
- a CDS encoding diguanylate cyclase, which produces MIGSTNTSAGIKVPAAAALVKDETFVGQLMETISIPVFVLDRHARVMIWNRACERLTGVAAREILGTSDHWRSFYEHRRPTLADLVLQNRTDEVRQILPRCAPEGAAASLCLESWFEMPRAGRRRYLAADASAIYDADGELTAVVETLRDLTDEKMAQVALEQLATRDGLTGLANRRCFDDTLHAEWARALRQGQPLSLLMVDVDNFKAYNDANGHLGGDECLKRIARAVSGEMRANDLVARYGGEEFAVILPNQSLKGAAIVAERIRCRVEQLQLPCTSPTRHVTVSIGAATAIAGPDSNASELVAIADAALYRAKHLGRNRISLPLSEAA; this is translated from the coding sequence ATGATCGGATCGACAAACACCAGCGCAGGCATCAAGGTGCCGGCCGCCGCCGCACTCGTGAAGGACGAGACCTTCGTCGGTCAACTGATGGAGACCATCTCGATTCCGGTCTTCGTGCTCGACCGCCACGCCCGTGTCATGATCTGGAACCGCGCCTGCGAACGGCTGACCGGCGTGGCAGCGCGGGAAATCCTGGGCACCAGCGACCATTGGCGCAGCTTCTACGAGCATCGCCGCCCTACCCTGGCCGACCTGGTCTTGCAGAACCGAACCGACGAGGTGCGCCAGATATTGCCGCGCTGCGCCCCCGAGGGGGCAGCGGCAAGCCTGTGCCTCGAGAGCTGGTTCGAGATGCCGCGCGCCGGACGCCGGCGCTACCTGGCCGCAGACGCCAGTGCCATCTACGATGCGGACGGCGAGCTCACCGCCGTAGTGGAAACCCTGCGCGACCTGACCGATGAAAAGATGGCGCAGGTGGCGCTGGAACAGCTGGCCACGCGCGACGGCCTCACTGGCCTGGCCAATCGCCGCTGCTTCGACGATACCCTGCATGCCGAGTGGGCACGCGCGCTGCGCCAGGGTCAGCCCTTGTCGCTGCTGATGGTGGACGTCGATAACTTCAAGGCCTACAACGATGCCAACGGCCACCTGGGCGGCGACGAATGCCTCAAGCGCATTGCCAGGGCGGTGTCTGGTGAGATGCGTGCCAACGACCTGGTCGCCCGCTACGGCGGCGAAGAATTCGCCGTGATCCTGCCGAATCAGTCGCTCAAGGGTGCCGCCATCGTCGCCGAACGCATCCGCTGCCGCGTCGAGCAACTGCAGTTGCCCTGCACCTCGCCGACCCGGCACGTGACCGTGTCGATCGGCGCCGCCACCGCCATCGCCGGGCCCGACAGCAATGCCAGCGAGCTGGTGGCGATCGCCGACGCTGCCCTGTACCGTGCCAAGCACCTCGGCCGCAACCGGATCAGCTTGCCGTTGAGCGAAGCCGCCTAG
- a CDS encoding YsnF/AvaK domain-containing protein yields the protein MQHTLVAVFDNRTDAQNAMNELLSSGFSREEVRLSGSDTGSASTTASDTDTDSGFGSGIKNFFSDLFSDSDEHVDRYQGALSSGKNVITLTADSLDEVERAADIIEGFGPVDIDEHASGTGAGVPGAMLSGSQSGMSSSSMSAQSGSSGQQGSLTGSSLQRDTSSHMGGAGSDAARSNATQSIPVVEEQLKVGKREVQRGGVRIFSRVVETPVNETIGLREEHVDVQRRQVDQPLDPLDSTAFKEQTIEMRETSEEAVVEKSARIVEEVTIGKQVNERQEQISDSVRHTEVDVEQLGTTGTQDRDSEYRSHFQSHYGSTGDRYDDYAPAYGYGSQMRSDTRYKNRGWAEAENDLRTDWESRNSGKAGSTWDRMKAAVRHGWDRMTDDDDSSKRSY from the coding sequence ATGCAACATACCCTTGTAGCCGTTTTTGATAACCGCACCGACGCCCAGAATGCCATGAACGAGCTGTTGTCCTCGGGTTTCTCGCGCGAAGAGGTACGCCTGTCCGGATCCGATACCGGTTCGGCCAGCACCACCGCGAGCGACACCGACACCGACAGCGGCTTCGGCAGCGGCATCAAGAATTTCTTCAGCGACCTTTTCAGTGACAGCGACGAGCATGTCGACCGCTATCAGGGTGCGCTCAGTAGCGGCAAGAACGTCATCACCCTGACCGCCGATTCGCTCGACGAAGTCGAGCGTGCAGCCGATATCATCGAAGGCTTCGGCCCGGTCGACATCGACGAGCATGCGAGCGGCACTGGCGCCGGGGTGCCGGGCGCGATGCTCTCGGGCAGCCAGAGCGGCATGTCCTCGTCGTCGATGTCGGCCCAGTCGGGCTCATCCGGGCAGCAGGGTTCGCTGACGGGTTCTTCGCTGCAGCGTGATACTTCCAGCCACATGGGCGGCGCCGGATCGGATGCCGCGCGCTCGAATGCGACCCAGTCGATTCCGGTCGTGGAAGAACAGCTAAAGGTCGGCAAGCGCGAGGTGCAGCGTGGCGGTGTGCGCATTTTCTCGCGTGTCGTCGAAACCCCGGTCAACGAAACCATCGGCCTGCGCGAGGAACATGTCGACGTCCAGCGGCGCCAGGTAGACCAGCCGCTCGATCCGCTCGATAGCACGGCGTTCAAGGAGCAGACCATCGAAATGCGCGAGACCTCTGAAGAAGCCGTGGTCGAGAAGTCCGCGCGCATCGTGGAAGAAGTCACGATCGGCAAGCAGGTCAATGAACGCCAGGAGCAGATCAGCGATTCGGTGCGCCACACCGAGGTCGACGTCGAACAGCTCGGTACGACCGGCACGCAAGACCGCGACAGCGAATACCGATCGCATTTCCAGAGCCACTACGGCAGCACGGGCGACCGCTATGACGACTACGCGCCGGCCTATGGCTACGGTTCGCAGATGCGCAGCGATACCCGCTACAAGAACCGCGGCTGGGCCGAAGCCGAGAACGACCTGCGCACCGACTGGGAGTCGCGCAACAGCGGCAAGGCCGGATCGACCTGGGACCGGATGAAAGCTGCCGTGCGTCATGGCTGGGATCGCATGACCGACGACGACGACAGCAGCAAGCGCTCGTACTGA
- a CDS encoding YsnF/AvaK domain-containing protein, whose amino-acid sequence MSSSTPEQHDQDDLRIPVIEEQLAVGTRVVDAGRGVRIHKTVSEQPVTIDEQLAHDVVEVRHVAVDRIVAAGETPANRYDGDTLIIPVLEEVLVVERRLRIIEELHISRTRHHERHQETVPLKVERVDVERFDEAGNPPVS is encoded by the coding sequence ATGTCCAGTAGTACCCCCGAGCAGCATGACCAGGATGATCTGCGCATTCCCGTGATCGAGGAGCAGCTCGCCGTCGGCACCCGCGTCGTCGATGCTGGCCGTGGCGTGCGCATCCACAAGACCGTTTCGGAACAGCCGGTCACCATCGACGAGCAGCTGGCGCACGACGTCGTAGAGGTCCGGCACGTCGCGGTCGACCGGATCGTGGCGGCCGGCGAGACGCCGGCCAACCGTTACGACGGCGACACGCTCATCATCCCCGTGCTCGAGGAAGTGCTGGTCGTCGAACGGCGGCTTCGCATCATAGAAGAGCTGCATATCAGCCGGACCCGGCATCACGAACGCCACCAGGAAACCGTGCCACTGAAAGTGGAACGCGTGGACGTGGAGCGCTTCGACGAGGCTGGCAATCCACCGGTGTCATGA
- a CDS encoding DNA/RNA non-specific endonuclease, whose translation MLRPILARLWLAAALLLSGAAHGAGCPVHYLDGRAPEIRHAKLAEATRELCYDEFGVMHSGVTRTALWSAEFLHAEQIDAARGLERDNAFHAEPRLPRAHRAELSDYARSGLDRGHLAPNGNMPHRRAQRESFSLANMVPQDREHNRHIWAPIEGAVRKMAKREGALYVITGPAFLGTKLRKVGNVLVPSHLYKVVYSPRQKAAAAWFVENRGAAPIHTIPVAELERIVGIELLPSLTQRQKERMLALPNIRQRKTRP comes from the coding sequence ATGCTTCGACCTATCCTGGCGCGCCTATGGCTGGCGGCGGCCTTGCTGCTCTCCGGCGCCGCCCATGGCGCCGGCTGCCCCGTCCATTACCTGGACGGCCGCGCACCCGAGATCCGTCACGCGAAACTGGCCGAAGCCACGCGCGAACTGTGCTACGACGAGTTCGGCGTGATGCATTCCGGGGTCACCCGCACCGCGCTCTGGTCGGCCGAATTCTTGCACGCAGAGCAGATCGACGCGGCCCGGGGACTCGAGCGCGACAACGCATTCCATGCCGAGCCGCGCCTGCCGCGCGCCCACCGCGCCGAGCTGTCCGACTACGCCCGCAGCGGGCTCGACCGTGGGCACCTGGCGCCGAACGGCAACATGCCGCACCGGCGCGCCCAGCGCGAGAGTTTTTCGCTGGCGAACATGGTGCCGCAAGACCGTGAGCACAACCGCCATATCTGGGCACCGATCGAAGGTGCGGTGCGCAAGATGGCCAAGCGCGAGGGTGCTTTGTACGTGATCACCGGCCCGGCTTTCCTGGGCACGAAGCTGCGCAAGGTTGGCAATGTCCTGGTGCCGAGTCACCTGTACAAGGTGGTCTACAGCCCGCGTCAGAAAGCGGCCGCCGCCTGGTTCGTCGAAAATCGCGGCGCGGCGCCGATTCATACCATTCCGGTCGCCGAGCTCGAGCGCATCGTCGGCATCGAGCTGCTGCCGTCCTTGACCCAGCGCCAGAAGGAACGCATGCTGGCGCTGCCAAACATCCGCCAGCGCAAGACCCGACCCTGA
- a CDS encoding phytanoyl-CoA dioxygenase family protein, whose translation MNSLPPATGYEVADIMRGIYGDGIIACRGAFERSLIEELGADIDVLFREAQARPGGALNRGPNRFYVEVHPERLRGFIAFASHPWVVAVCSAVLGPDYRLVEVGFDVPGPGAMHQPWHRDFASPPETVSGRRLSSLAFNLTTVDVTDDMGPFEIAPGTQWDLFGGDPMFPDASLWPRYDARAERKLPKMGDISARSALTIHRGTANRSNRSRPVLVLGADAPDASNAIRHDLQMSQAYYDGLPPAVREHLSCRVVERLEPIEQAHTIEGLKMGVTMS comes from the coding sequence ATGAATAGCTTACCGCCTGCCACCGGTTACGAAGTGGCCGACATCATGCGCGGCATCTATGGCGATGGCATCATCGCCTGCCGCGGGGCCTTCGAGCGCAGCCTGATCGAAGAGCTGGGCGCCGACATCGACGTGCTGTTCCGCGAAGCGCAGGCGCGTCCCGGCGGGGCCCTCAACCGCGGCCCCAACCGGTTCTATGTCGAAGTGCATCCGGAACGGTTGCGCGGCTTCATCGCATTTGCCAGCCACCCGTGGGTGGTGGCCGTGTGCAGCGCGGTGCTGGGGCCGGATTACCGGCTGGTCGAAGTCGGGTTCGATGTTCCCGGCCCGGGCGCGATGCACCAGCCCTGGCACCGCGATTTCGCCTCGCCACCGGAAACCGTCAGCGGCCGGCGCCTGAGTTCGCTCGCGTTCAACCTCACCACGGTCGACGTCACCGACGACATGGGGCCGTTCGAGATCGCACCGGGTACCCAATGGGATTTGTTCGGCGGCGATCCGATGTTTCCCGACGCTTCGCTGTGGCCACGCTATGACGCGCGTGCCGAGCGCAAGCTGCCGAAGATGGGCGACATCTCGGCCCGGTCGGCCTTGACCATTCACCGCGGCACGGCCAACCGCTCGAACCGGTCGCGCCCGGTGCTGGTGCTGGGCGCGGATGCGCCGGATGCAAGCAATGCGATCCGGCACGACCTGCAGATGTCGCAGGCCTACTACGACGGTCTGCCGCCGGCGGTGCGCGAGCACCTGAGCTGCCGGGTGGTCGAACGGCTGGAACCGATCGAGCAGGCCCATACCATCGAAGGCCTGAAGATGGGCGTGACGATGTCTTGA
- a CDS encoding mechanosensitive ion channel family protein, which produces MEFLVSNNELENWMLALGACIGATATMAFARSIALRRLAERPGHTPTRVDDLIVLMLRKTYLAGLLAIGIYLGSIFLLIPESWTLVVSRLAIAALILQLALWGDTGLRGWRSQLLNTPGDGNRKASSTIVFFMLRLVVWMVGFLMMLDNFGFNITTLVASLGVGGIAVALATQSILGDLFASLSIMLDKPFEVGDFIIVGDALGAVEYIGLKTTRLRGLGGEQIVFSNGELLRSRIHNHKRMLARRVAFVLRVAYGTGEARLTAIPGIVRDIIAARTDVDFERAHFFRYGDWSLDFEVVYHFKNPDYLLHMDAQHAILLQVYRAFQQEEIQFAHPLSVVRVADTGDPAGGWPPPSAPLAAMGAKPTRH; this is translated from the coding sequence ATGGAATTTTTGGTAAGCAATAACGAATTGGAAAACTGGATGCTGGCCCTGGGCGCCTGCATCGGCGCGACCGCCACGATGGCCTTTGCGCGCAGCATCGCCTTGCGCCGCCTGGCCGAGCGGCCGGGGCACACGCCAACGCGGGTCGACGACCTGATCGTCCTGATGCTGCGCAAGACCTACCTGGCAGGCCTGCTGGCGATCGGAATCTACCTTGGCAGCATCTTCTTGCTCATACCCGAAAGCTGGACGCTGGTGGTGTCGCGCCTGGCCATCGCTGCGCTGATACTGCAACTGGCCCTGTGGGGCGACACCGGCCTGCGCGGCTGGCGCAGCCAGTTGCTCAATACCCCGGGCGACGGCAATCGCAAGGCGTCCAGCACCATCGTGTTCTTCATGCTGCGGCTGGTGGTATGGATGGTCGGCTTCCTGATGATGCTGGATAATTTCGGCTTCAATATCACTACCCTGGTGGCCAGTCTCGGGGTGGGCGGCATCGCGGTGGCCCTGGCCACCCAGAGCATCCTCGGCGACCTGTTCGCCTCGCTCTCGATCATGCTCGACAAGCCATTCGAGGTGGGTGACTTCATCATCGTCGGCGACGCGCTCGGCGCGGTCGAATACATCGGACTCAAGACTACGCGGCTGCGCGGCCTGGGTGGAGAACAGATCGTATTTTCTAACGGCGAACTGCTGCGCAGCCGGATCCATAACCACAAGCGCATGCTGGCGCGCCGGGTCGCCTTCGTGCTGCGGGTTGCCTATGGCACCGGCGAGGCCCGGCTGACGGCAATCCCCGGCATCGTGCGCGACATCATCGCGGCGCGCACCGACGTCGATTTCGAGCGGGCCCACTTCTTTCGCTATGGCGACTGGTCGCTCGACTTCGAGGTGGTCTACCACTTCAAGAACCCCGACTACCTGCTGCACATGGATGCCCAGCACGCGATCTTGCTGCAGGTGTACCGCGCTTTCCAGCAAGAAGAAATTCAGTTCGCGCATCCATTGTCGGTGGTGCGGGTGGCCGACACCGGCGACCCGGCCGGCGGCTGGCCGCCGCCGTCGGCGCCGCTCGCCGCCATGGGTGCAAAGCCTACCAGGCACTGA
- a CDS encoding glycosyltransferase family 1 protein, whose protein sequence is MPTLIVFCHLRWDFVFQRPQHLMTRLAEHYNIVFVEEPVYSEGQAWLKQTVAAPNITVCQPHTPIHAPGFHDDQLPTLQNLLADLVPEGEQPVVWFYTPMALPLLQGLSPSKIVYDCMDELAMFKNSPKQLLQRESALLNMADVVFTGGPSLYQSKRDRHANAHCFSSSVDARHFRQAQDRDISHPDQAHIPGPRLGFYGVIDERFDVDLVSAMADAHPEWQIVLVGPVVKIDPATLPKQPNVHYMGQRTYDELPQFLAGWDICLLPFAMNDSTKFISPTKVLEYMAAELPSVSTPITDVVVPYGDVVAIADTAQQFIAACERQLAMSDGERQIMASRMRDVVAGTSWDRTAASMHDLITSAVPGNGAQRLGAGKTEVATPDLAAAKVSALPVAKSA, encoded by the coding sequence ATGCCGACCTTGATCGTGTTTTGCCACCTCCGTTGGGACTTTGTCTTCCAGCGTCCCCAACACCTGATGACCCGTCTGGCTGAACACTACAATATCGTGTTTGTCGAGGAACCGGTGTATAGCGAAGGCCAGGCCTGGCTCAAGCAAACGGTGGCAGCGCCGAACATCACCGTCTGCCAGCCGCATACCCCGATCCACGCGCCAGGCTTCCACGACGATCAGTTGCCAACGCTCCAGAACCTGCTGGCCGACCTCGTGCCCGAGGGCGAACAGCCGGTCGTGTGGTTCTATACACCGATGGCACTGCCTTTGCTGCAAGGCTTGAGCCCGTCCAAGATCGTCTATGACTGCATGGATGAACTGGCGATGTTCAAGAACTCCCCGAAACAATTGCTGCAGCGCGAGAGCGCCTTGCTGAATATGGCCGACGTGGTATTTACCGGCGGCCCGAGCCTGTACCAATCCAAGCGCGACCGCCATGCAAACGCGCACTGCTTCTCGAGCAGCGTCGATGCCAGGCATTTCCGCCAGGCCCAGGACCGCGACATCTCGCATCCGGACCAGGCCCACATCCCTGGCCCACGCCTCGGCTTCTATGGCGTCATCGACGAGCGCTTCGACGTCGACCTGGTCTCTGCCATGGCCGATGCCCATCCGGAATGGCAGATCGTGCTGGTTGGCCCGGTCGTGAAGATCGACCCGGCGACGCTGCCCAAGCAGCCGAACGTTCATTACATGGGCCAGCGCACCTATGACGAGCTGCCGCAGTTCCTGGCCGGCTGGGACATCTGCCTGCTGCCGTTCGCGATGAATGATTCGACCAAGTTCATCAGCCCGACCAAGGTGCTCGAGTACATGGCGGCCGAACTGCCATCGGTATCGACCCCGATCACCGACGTGGTGGTGCCTTACGGCGACGTGGTAGCCATCGCCGACACCGCGCAGCAGTTCATTGCCGCCTGTGAGCGCCAGCTCGCCATGTCCGATGGCGAGCGCCAGATCATGGCCAGCCGCATGCGCGACGTGGTGGCCGGGACCTCCTGGGACCGTACCGCGGCCAGCATGCACGACTTGATCACCAGCGCAGTGCCGGGCAACGGCGCCCAGCGCCTGGGTGCAGGCAAGACTGAAGTCGCGACCCCTGATCTGGCAGCAGCCAAGGTCAGCGCACTACCGGTAGCCAAGTCCGCGTAA
- a CDS encoding NCS2 family permease: protein MLDKFFHLTQSGTDVRTELLAGLTTFLTMVYIIFVNPSILGDAGMPKESVFVATCLVAALGTAVMGLYANYPIAMAPGMGLNAYFAYAVVLGMGIAWPAALGAVFISGCLFILVSVLGLRGMIVNGIPRSMRVAITVGLGMFLALIALKNAGIVIASPATLVKAGDLHKPEAIMAVIGFFAIVALDRLRVKGAILIGIVLVTVLSFYFGGNTYNGIFSAPPSIEPTLFKLDIPGALSAGILNVVLVFFLVELFDATGTLMGVARRAGLLVEGKLDRLNKALLADSGAIVAGSILGTSSTTAYLESASGVQAGGRTGLTAVTVALLFLACLFIAPLAAVVPAYATAPALLFVACLMLGDLGDVDWSDSTESIPAAVTALAMPFTFSIAEGIAFGFITYAVLKLLTGRARQVAPVVWVIAALFTFKIVYVGT from the coding sequence ATGCTCGACAAATTCTTCCATTTAACCCAAAGCGGCACCGACGTGCGCACCGAACTGCTGGCCGGGTTGACCACCTTCCTGACGATGGTCTACATCATCTTCGTCAACCCCTCGATCCTGGGCGACGCCGGCATGCCGAAAGAGTCGGTATTCGTGGCGACCTGCCTGGTGGCCGCGCTCGGCACCGCAGTAATGGGACTGTACGCGAACTATCCGATCGCGATGGCGCCGGGGATGGGCCTGAACGCCTACTTTGCCTATGCCGTGGTGCTGGGCATGGGGATTGCCTGGCCGGCCGCGCTGGGCGCGGTGTTCATTTCCGGCTGCCTGTTCATCCTGGTCTCGGTGCTGGGCCTGCGCGGCATGATCGTCAATGGTATCCCGCGCTCGATGCGCGTCGCCATCACGGTTGGCCTGGGCATGTTCCTGGCCCTGATCGCCCTCAAGAATGCCGGCATCGTGATCGCCAGCCCGGCTACGCTGGTCAAAGCCGGCGACCTGCACAAGCCCGAAGCGATCATGGCCGTCATCGGCTTCTTCGCGATCGTCGCCCTGGACCGCCTGCGGGTGAAGGGCGCGATCCTGATCGGCATCGTGCTGGTGACGGTACTGTCGTTCTACTTCGGCGGCAATACCTACAACGGCATCTTCTCGGCGCCGCCCTCGATCGAGCCGACCCTGTTCAAGCTCGACATCCCGGGAGCGCTTTCGGCCGGCATCCTGAATGTGGTGCTGGTGTTCTTTTTGGTGGAACTGTTCGACGCCACCGGCACCCTGATGGGTGTGGCGCGCCGTGCCGGCCTGCTGGTCGAAGGCAAGCTCGATCGCCTGAACAAGGCGCTGCTGGCCGACAGTGGCGCCATCGTGGCCGGCAGCATACTGGGCACCTCGAGCACCACTGCCTACCTGGAAAGCGCATCCGGGGTCCAGGCTGGTGGGCGCACCGGCCTGACCGCCGTCACCGTGGCGCTGCTGTTCCTGGCCTGCCTGTTCATCGCGCCGCTGGCGGCGGTAGTCCCGGCCTACGCCACCGCTCCGGCGCTGCTGTTCGTGGCTTGCCTGATGCTGGGAGACCTGGGCGACGTCGACTGGAGCGACTCCACCGAGAGCATTCCGGCTGCGGTCACGGCGCTGGCGATGCCCTTCACGTTCTCGATCGCCGAAGGCATTGCCTTTGGCTTCATCACCTATGCGGTGCTCAAGCTGCTGACCGGGCGGGCACGCCAGGTCGCGCCAGTGGTGTGGGTAATCGCCGCCCTGTTCACCTTCAAGATCGTCTACGTCGGCACGTAA